The Geotrypetes seraphini chromosome 8, aGeoSer1.1, whole genome shotgun sequence genome includes a region encoding these proteins:
- the LOC117364736 gene encoding putative nuclease HARBI1, which yields MALYLLAQRAHARRQRRVPQERVFKTRIQFLNMPEEVVLERYQLNPEMIRDLCHILERDLQPSTGRSHALPVYVKVTAALNFYTSGTFQTPAGDAAGISQASMSRCIAQVTAALVRRANSYICFPFNAQQRERTRQEFLAIAGFPHVLGAVGCTHVALKPPLDHENLYRNRQRYHSMNMQIVCNAQGMITHVVAEFPGSMHDATILSHSSLKHIFQSWQDEKGWLLGDRVYSLKTWLMTPIENPQTPAEHQYNHVHHSTRAIITQTVAALKARFRCLSRTGGVLQYSPLKVCHIFVACCVLHNIAVARGIEACTGEAGAQEPQSDDVVTKETVAEEAEQARLALVQDFFS from the exons ATGGCCTTATACTTGCTAGCCCAGCGGGCTCACGCCCGCCGCCAACGTCGGGTGCCACAGGAGCGGGTCTTTAAGACCCGCATCCAGTTCCTGAATATGCCCGAGGAGGTGGTGCTGGAGCGCTATCAGCTGAATCCCGAGATGATCCGGGACCTGTGCCATATCCTGGAACGGGACCTGCAGCCTTCTACTGGCCGTAGCCACGCCCTCCCCGTCTATGTCAAAGTGACTGCCGCCCTCAATTTCTACACTTCAGGCACTTTCCAGACGCCCGCGGGCGATGCGGCGGGCATCAGCCAGGCCAGTATGTCGCGCTGCATTGCGCAAGTTACGGCAGCGCTCGTGCGCCGGGCCAACTCTTACATCTGTTTCCCCTTCAATGCTCAGCAGCGCGAGCGCACCCGCCAGGAGTTCCTGGCTATCGCTGGTTTCCCGCACGTGCTGGGCGCCGTGGGTTGTACCCACGTGGCACTGAAGCCACCCTTGGACCACGAGAATCTCTACCGCAACCGGCAGCGCTACCACTCTATGAACATGCAGATTGTATGCAACGCTCAGGGCATGATCACGCACGTGGTGGCTGAGTTCCCGGGCTCCATGCACGATGCCACCATCCTGAGCCATTCCAGTTTGAAGCATATCTTTCAAAGCTGGCAGGACGAGAAGGGATGGCTGCTGG GAGACAGAGTCTACAGCCTGAAGACATGGCTGATGACCCCCATTGAGAATCCACAGACCCCAGCTGAGCACCAGTATAATCATGTGCATCACAGCACACGTGCCATCATCACACAAACCGTTGCAGCACTGAAAGCTCGTTTCCGTTGCTTGAGCCGGACAGGTGGGGTACTACAGTACAGCCCCCTGAAGGTTTGCCACATCTTTGTGGCCTGCTGTGTGCTGCACAACATTGCAGTTGCCCGGGGCATAGAGGCATGCACAGGAGAAGCTGGGGCCCAGGAACCACAGAGCGATGATGTGGTTACAAAAGAAACAGTAGCTGAGGAGGCAGAGCAGGCCCGCTTGGCCCTGGTGCAGGATTTCTTCAGCTGA